One stretch of Salmo trutta chromosome 7, fSalTru1.1, whole genome shotgun sequence DNA includes these proteins:
- the LOC115196881 gene encoding P3 protein — MRTLFVFCFLFLIKRGADCSTAVRYLTDINTNVTADSSRRYIQIGDGTSQEFEFPENTKGVIVIFSQYQSTASRKDRKSWKQTVKVRSLDPEVLSILNVSDSGHTGPLKSYIISIRSGWPGRAQLLIQLLDLDQDSGSAVIEERTDYSIMVAPGSDDPAAQLIQSGGLSHFSENPVLFALLPLIFINKCAFGCKVEVEVLRGLLRRPVPLILGVAGQFLVMPLYAYGLSRLGSLPKALSLGLVITCSAPGGGGGYLYSLLLGGDVTLAISMTLVSTVVAAAAMPLSSALYGRLLGVHAALHVPFVKILGTLLFIAIPISLGMLVKLRLPKLTRVLLALIRPFSFVLIVGGIFMAYQMGASILANVRPQIVVAGVTVPVFGLLLGFGMGKLAGLAVPQRKTVSIEVGVQNSLLALAVMQLSFRRAEADFASQAPFIVALSSTSEMLLIVLGHFAHRKFCALSAPTDT, encoded by the coding sequence ATGAGGACGCTATTTGTATTCTGTTTTCTCTTCTTGATAAAGAGAGGAGCAGACTGTTCAACGGCGGTCCGGTACCTGACAGACATCAACACGAACGTGACGGCCGACAGCAGCAGAAGATATATACAAATCGGGGACGGGACCTCCCAGGAATTTGAGTTTCCCGAAAACACTAAGGGCGTGATTGTAATCTTCAGTCAATACCAAAGCACCGCAAGTAGGAAGGACCGCAAGAGCTGGAAGCAGACGGTCAAGGTACGCTCCCTGGACCCGGAGGTTCTTTCCATTCTGAATGTAAGCGACAGTGGGCATACGGGGCCCTTGAAGAGTTACATAATCAGCATACGGTCTGGGTGGCCAGGTCGGGCACAGCTGCTCATCCAGCTACTGGACTTGGACCAGGATTCTGGATCAGCCGTAATTGAGGAAAGGACAGACTACTCCATCATGGTGGCGCCTGGCAGTGATGACCCAGCCGCCCAGCTTATACAGTCGGGCGGGCTGTCCCACTTCTCAGAGAACCCTGTCCTATTTGCCTTGCTGCCACTCATCTTCATCAACAAGTGTGCTTTTGGGTgcaaggtagaggtagaggtgctGAGGGGTCTCCTGCGGAGGCCTGTGCCCCTCATCTTAGGGGTCGCAGGTCAGTTCCTGGTCATGCCACTGTACGCATATGGCCTGTCCAGGCTGGGCTCCCTGCCGAAGGCCCTCTCCCTGGGCCTGGTCATCACATGCTCTGCCCCAGGTGGAGGCGGAGGCTACCTCTACAGCCTGCTACTAGGTGGGGACGTCACCCTGGCCATCTCCATGACACTAGTGTCCACAGTGGTAGCTGCAGCAGCCATGCCCCTGTCCTCCGCCCTGTACGGCAGGTTACTGGGGGTCCACGCTGCCCTCCATGTGCCCTTTGTCAAGATCCTGGGCACCCTTCTTTTCATTGCCATCCCCATCTCCCTGGGCATGCTGGTGAAGCTACGCCTGCCCAAGCTGACCCGCGTGCTGCTGGCACTGATCCGTCCCTTCAGCTTCGTGCTCATCGTGGGCGGCATCTTCATGGCCTATCAGATGGGGGCGTCTATCCTGGCCAATGTGAGACCTCAGATAGTGGTTGCGGGGGTGACTGTGCCCGTGTTTGGCCTGCTGCTGGGGTTTGGGATGGGGAAGCTGGCAGGGCTGGCAGTGCCACAGAGGAAGACGGTCAGTATTGAGGTGGGGGTGCAGAACAGTCTCCTGGCGCTGGCGGTTATGCAGCTGTCGTTCCGGCGGGCGGAGGCTGACTTTGCGTCCCAGGCACCCTTCATAGTGGCGCTCAGCAGCACCTCTGAGATGCTACTCATTGTCCTCGGCCATTTCGCCCATCGAAAGTTCTGTGCCCTGAGCGCTCCAACTGACACCTGA